The DNA region CGTCGAGGGTGAGCCGACCGGGTTCGAAGACGGGGCTCCATGCGGTGTCGTGCTCGATGCCGAGGTCGTCGAGCGCCTGCGACACGGCGCGCTGGGCGAGGGCGTCCCCGGCGGTGACCTCGCCGTCCAGGAAGCTGAACCAGCCGGTGACCAGCACGCGGCCCCACGCGGTACGGGGGAGGAGCAGGTCGGCCAGGGTCGCCGCAAGGCGCTGCTGCGTCATCGCGCCGCAGTCCTCGGGTCCGTTGCCGTGGTGCCGGCCCGGTCCTCGGCGGGTGCCAGGTCGTCGAGCAGGGCCTGGGTGTCGGCCAGCAGGCTGCCGATCGACGCCGTGACCTCGGGCACCGTCCCGGACAGGGTGCCGTGCATGGCCACGTGGGCCTCGTGCGCCCGCGCCAGGTGATCGCCGCGTTGCCGTCCCAGTTCGTCGTCCGGGCCGCGCTCCATGATCGTCCGGTCGATGCCGCACACCTCGGCGGCGGCCGTGAGCAGGGCGCTCAACTCGGTGAGGGTGCTCTCGGGCGGCCGGGGAAGCCGTCGACGGTCGGACGCCGTCTCCAGGAGCGTCAGCGTCAGTGTCAGCAACCGGTCACTGACCCGCGTCCACACGGTGTCCCACGTCTGCGGCGGAGCCGGGCGGACGCTGCGCCGGAAGCGGTGGCCCGGATTGAGACGCACACTCTCGTCCGCCCAACCGCGGGCCTCGCGCAGATCGGCCAGGGTTCTGTAGAGGGCCTGGGCGCTCTCGTACCAGTCGGCGGCCCGCGCCTCGTCGTAGTCGTCGGTGTTCTCGGCGATGTCCCGCAGGAGGTCCGCGCAGGTGCTGGGCAGCGCGCAGGCCAGCCGGCTGACCTGGAGGGAGTGGACGGGCGGCAGCACCAGTGCGTTCACGGCGATGCCCACCGCGGCGCCCACCGCCGTCTCCAGCAGACGGTGTCCGACGGCGGACAGCGAGTACGAGCCGTAGGCAAGGACGAACAACGCGGTGGTGGCCGCGTACAGCCCCTGCTGACCGACCGGGGCGCAGTTGCCGAGGAGTACGGCCACCGGGAGCACGACGACCATGGCGGTCATGGTGTCCCCGGTGAGGGCGGCGGCGCCGGCGGCGAGCAGGGTTCCGGAGGTGATCATGAGGAGCAGCTCGACGGCCGTCCGCACCGACCGGTAGACGGTTCCCTGCACCAGTGCCACTGCGGTCCAGGGCGCCATGAGCGCCATGGGCGCCTGCAGCCACCACCCCGTGAGTGCCCAGGCCAGTGCCGCGGCGCCGGCGGCTTTGAGCGACTGGACCATCATGTACCGGTCGGGCCTGGTCACTCCCCGGGCCAGGGACCGGAGCCACGGCCTCACCGCGGGC from Streptomyces sp. B1I3 includes:
- a CDS encoding FUSC family protein — its product is MTRPDRYMMVQSLKAAGAAALAWALTGWWLQAPMALMAPWTAVALVQGTVYRSVRTAVELLLMITSGTLLAAGAAALTGDTMTAMVVVLPVAVLLGNCAPVGQQGLYAATTALFVLAYGSYSLSAVGHRLLETAVGAAVGIAVNALVLPPVHSLQVSRLACALPSTCADLLRDIAENTDDYDEARAADWYESAQALYRTLADLREARGWADESVRLNPGHRFRRSVRPAPPQTWDTVWTRVSDRLLTLTLTLLETASDRRRLPRPPESTLTELSALLTAAAEVCGIDRTIMERGPDDELGRQRGDHLARAHEAHVAMHGTLSGTVPEVTASIGSLLADTQALLDDLAPAEDRAGTTATDPRTAAR